The Actinomycetota bacterium genome has a segment encoding these proteins:
- a CDS encoding PRC-barrel domain-containing protein: MRVSGILNLPVVVLEEGKEIGKVKNVVFDPETMSLRVIAIRIKGLLGGVKFVLYERVESIGENALILPNRDVLVSSKRDTEIRRLIAKKVGILNTPVLTRTGTRLGDVSDAIINAESGALRELEVTRGLIKDITLGRRGIPATMLIGVGEDAIIVSDEVQEESFGLKESFEYLAKSAAKTKKGIDRAIRDREETYCLGKIAGMTIKDDQDQVIIAKGEVIGEEHVCKAKETGKLHKLALSVGFSLAQEKWKDIQTSRQKSKEKS, translated from the coding sequence ATGAGAGTAAGCGGTATTTTGAATCTCCCGGTGGTTGTTTTAGAAGAAGGCAAAGAGATAGGCAAGGTAAAGAATGTAGTTTTCGACCCAGAGACCATGTCCTTGCGTGTGATCGCTATTAGGATTAAGGGTCTTTTGGGGGGAGTTAAGTTTGTCCTGTATGAGAGGGTTGAAAGCATCGGAGAGAATGCACTGATACTTCCAAATCGTGATGTTTTGGTCTCCTCAAAGCGGGATACCGAGATCAGAAGGTTGATTGCAAAGAAGGTTGGAATTTTAAATACCCCGGTTTTAACGAGAACTGGCACAAGGTTGGGGGACGTAAGCGATGCAATAATAAACGCGGAATCCGGAGCCCTTAGGGAACTGGAGGTGACCCGGGGTTTGATTAAGGATATAACCCTGGGGAGAAGGGGCATACCGGCAACCATGCTCATCGGTGTGGGTGAGGATGCAATAATCGTCTCGGATGAGGTTCAGGAAGAGTCTTTCGGGTTAAAGGAGTCCTTTGAGTATCTCGCCAAGAGTGCTGCGAAGACAAAAAAGGGAATTGATAGAGCCATTAGAGATAGAGAAGAGACATATTGCCTGGGCAAAATCGCAGGGATGACGATCAAAGACGACCAAGACCAGGTCATTATAGCTAAGGGAGAGGTTATAGGCGAGGAGCACGTCTGCAAAGCAAAGGAAACAGGTAAACTTCACAAATTGGCTTTGAGCGTGGGCTTTTCCTTGGCTCAGGAAAAGTGGAAGGATATTCAAACCTCAAGGCAGAAAAGCAAGGAAAAAAGTTGA
- a CDS encoding YtxH domain-containing protein: protein MAERRGGFLAGLIGFIFGGIVGVLTGLLFAPRPGRETREQLKSKAEELMETGKEAYQVQKEKLREVIESGREVACQKTEGLKEKIEEARGKIKSQVERVKEKMEAKEKAEKKE, encoded by the coding sequence ATGGCTGAAAGGCGTGGCGGATTTTTGGCGGGACTGATAGGCTTTATTTTTGGAGGAATTGTTGGGGTTCTGACGGGTTTACTTTTCGCTCCCAGACCCGGAAGGGAAACCAGAGAGCAGCTGAAATCAAAGGCTGAAGAACTCATGGAGACCGGGAAGGAAGCTTATCAGGTCCAGAAAGAAAAATTGCGCGAGGTCATCGAGTCCGGCAGGGAGGTTGCCTGTCAAAAAACTGAAGGCTTGAAGGAGAAAATCGAGGAAGCGAGGGGGAAAATAAAAAGCCAGGTAGAGAGGGTTAAAGAGAAAATGGAGGCGAAGGAAAAGGCCGAGAAGAAAGAGTGA